Proteins found in one Gemmatimonadota bacterium genomic segment:
- a CDS encoding SDR family NAD(P)-dependent oxidoreductase, producing the protein MSIETSPRASEKAAGRSGERTKGNAVHEQSIAIIGMACRFPGAPDLDSFWRLLEAGGNAVTEGVPGSGTGRIGTLFPEGAVISDGCRYGAFVDDIDQFDESFFRISPVEAQLLDPQQRMTLETSWQALEDAGIDPDSLKGSRTGVYTGISNDEYRMLVLESTRPSDAASCLYALSGTNLNGTCGRVAFVLGLMGPVKAVDAACASSLVSIHDAVSDLQHGKADLALAGGVQALLNPRIYELRADSMMLSPDGQCKTFDASANGYVRGEGCGVVVLKRLSEAEADGDRIWGVIRGSAINHGGASTGLTVPHTPALIRVIEDALDQAQISPTDVEYLEAHGTGTTVGDPIEIDAVSEVYCRGRDADHPLLTGSVKTNLGHLESAAGVAGLIKAAMVVKHGVIPKHLHFHDPNPGIDWDNLPIRITTEMTDWPRTNGRTRMAGVNSFGISGTNAHIVVEEYRAPDEAGDSGREVAGSPVAGSPVAVAASLPESMAGAPVPSDDPEPRKTRLLPLSGKSDDALRELAGRYLSWLDQQTERTEASHSGDGEAGLEGSLSDMAWTSGVGRSHFDHRAGIAFHDIGSLRKRLTELTEAGPIEHALKPAKVAFVYTGQGSQWVGMGQALYEQEPVARAVLDRCEAVFQEVRGTSLLDVMFGRNEAEGPLNDTAWEQPALFALECALTALWSSVGVRPAVVMGHSVGELAAAHAAGVFSLEDGMRFAATRGTLLSGTEEGAMAAVFAPAERVASELEGLNETAGDIEATGGIGCNISADNGSHQVVSGTVPGVEAVMRHFESAGIRARRLNTTRAFHSALVEPALDALEASLDGVTVNAPSIAVVSNLTGQAVAPEHAFDGAYWKRHAREPVAFAQSVGTLAALGVDLVVEIGPHAILAPMTVSSWPETPQTPAPAIVPSLSRPSSDTPETEKGSLLQAVASVYEAGQPIRFEGLFAGESRRRIALPGYPFQRQRHWVEAPKQRRSGAGHPLLGDRHESARGEITFETEIFPADPSWLNDHRVFNRVLAPGALYGSMACAVSMLEGSGPMVLEDMQLHNAMVFEDEEGAENGRRIQVVIDTAKPDSSRGMQIYSKGNEEEWTVHVEGRIASGAPDPGDGTGGQSGQADQAGKVDGQVDLEALKDGLSPVDVAGYYRHRASTGVDLGPSFRTLGNAWSRPGEAVAEVSITEPHDRDGLDVHPLVLDGCFQVMGVARNVAETEGGATYLPFGWERMWLAGPLPDRVVCHVLLGESSRGAEANPDETPEVLSGEMRIYDPNGALVGRLSGYTVKRATRAALLAAVEGVNDLLYEVVWRERPLAPGIEAADFFPSPSEVAGNAQSFTGYLTDAGVDPENRNALLADLERWSRSRALASLEELGWQREKGAVVDPDDLRQALGVLPEHTRLFRRLFEMLARSGVMEERDDGFRVVVGPEDPLPEHMPADLEAFADWMKDRYDQGQIEIGLFLRSGLALAEVLRGKEDPLTLLFSSGEPTAGDLYLKAPVARAANRMLTEAVQALVSTLPDGRRLRVIEVGAGTGSATASVLPELPEGRFIYTYTDISAGFFSEAEARFGDRGGAIDYRPLDIEKDPIEQGFEPHGYDLLIASNVLHATRYLTETLGHCRDLLAPSGHLIALENLSGLGWMDLIFGQLDGWWRFADDYRPHHALAGPDVWKQALGDAGFAEAEVLGPDGPDGTGAPDGPGRPDTSDASTILDKGVIVSQGPAKVSEPAGAWILTEDRAGRAAELASALAARNQTVYLVRDGEAADELPAATGPGIVRTTAEWGQRESWRSLIESLPQDVPFSGIAHLAGLDGPGTQAATLELAAEVQRAGACALALVQGLIDTDSTPARGVWFITRGSQVLERELGGELAGAALWGFGKGVAREAPHLQPRMLDLDPAELAPGPDLVNELMYPDEENHIVYRREGRMVARLVRMGDGSDRLDFPEDRDWVLAPDPAGVFDQPFVQPLPPRPLEPREVRVAVEAAGLNFWDVFRSLGFIEEGLLGREMCGVITEVGDEVSSVSVGDHVVGLGFGAFAPLMITHGDLVAPAPEGFSVSGLATVPSAFVSAALSFEYSGLEAGEKVLIHAGAGGVGLAAIQLVQAAGAEVHATASAPKQAYLRSLGVEHIYDSRTTAFGPEILEATDGEGVDVVLNSLTGEGFIDASLSCLKPDGRFVEMARRDILTGDEMAALRPDVAYDILELDVLKKTDPAWVGRVLRGIMERLVSGELKPIIHSRWPLAEAGAALSFMRSARHLGKIVVTPPPLVTGRLRKDRTYLVTGGLGGIGCAVAGWLADRGAGTIVLNGRRQPDAEAEEAIQELRERGVAIQVELADVTDLDAVDAMLERMDRELPPLGGVIHSVGVLSDGALGNQRWENFETVLRPKILGAWHLHQATRDRDLDLFVLFSSRVGVMGNPGQANHAMANAFLDQLAGHRRALGLPGQAIAWGAWSEIGEAAEQKERIESQRAALGGRWFTPQQGLRALDRLVRQDGTHSVVMAMDWSVFEEAAESRPPLLEDLLTAAQEAAEEAPESSSDDVLTRLRNTPSAERENVLVSFLQGEVQSVLRLSSTPAPTVGFFDLGMDSLMAVELRNRLNRALAGSYTAPNTLVFDYPDISSLATHLMDEIGDAELESGDPGSGSGSGNEAAGSEAPAGSGRFAIAPPEAPTGQESGASAVPEAPTGPASGAVARSENEGIAIIGMACRFPGAPDLNAFWSMLEEGTDAVTDVRPDTGLASVSPDRPDQGDEGWRRAGFIDDIDQFDARFFRVSPLEARSMDPQQRLLLETSWHAIDDAGINPDRLRGSRTGVYTGISSSEYRDLMKNRGGGVNFLGTARSLTVSRISFLLGLEGPSVPLELNCASALFAVHHAVASLRLGEVDMALAGAVNTVLSPDITSEMAYLGMLSNKGRCYAFDAKADGFVRGEGCAVVVLKRLSAAQADGDRIWGVIRGSAVNQNGATAGPTVPNGPAQERVIEDALAQAGVDPAEVDYLEAHGAGSALGDPIEVQAAAAVYGRGREPDRPLLVGSVKTNIGHLESAAGLAGLIKVVMAIRHRRIPKQLHFEKPNPNVEWDRLPVRVTSEAVDWPACPERPHRAAVSAFGISGANAHVVVEGYGTRDDGAQSAETVIEATGDRQTVAVKLPPGVPEPQRDNVRPGARTSRLLPLSGKNPAALRALAASYLSWLDRVFEDGSNAESEEEFLSDMAWTASEGRSHFSCRNGVVFRSVATLREGLEELASNEARSDSVESNSINVAEAAPKVAFAYDGWDDRWRDTGKRLYDSEPVVRGVLDHCEALYRGETEASLLDPLFDGEGAEHPIDDPAWTDPAAYALQCAITALWSSLGVRPSAVCGRNVGEIAAAQAAGAFTLDEGLRIALARGEIARAMDMGRDVSAAAEASKIRLDGISVSTPSLTIVSGATGERVGPPKMADLDRWIHRTVEGEGSLAGQGSSQGSGASARSLADLAVDTLIEIGPESRFASSITGAWPEKPADEAAAAPTLFGGLAYIADENDGEEGDGFLHAVKTAYEIGLPVSPDGLFAGESRRRRALPGYPFQRMSYWIH; encoded by the coding sequence ATGTCGATTGAAACATCACCACGGGCGAGCGAGAAAGCGGCCGGTCGATCCGGGGAAAGGACGAAGGGGAACGCCGTGCACGAACAGTCGATCGCGATCATCGGCATGGCCTGCCGGTTCCCCGGCGCACCGGACCTGGATTCATTCTGGCGCCTGCTTGAAGCGGGTGGGAACGCGGTGACCGAGGGGGTGCCCGGATCAGGTACCGGGCGCATCGGCACGCTCTTCCCGGAAGGCGCGGTAATCAGCGACGGCTGCCGGTACGGCGCCTTCGTGGACGACATAGACCAGTTCGACGAGTCCTTCTTCCGGATTTCACCGGTCGAAGCGCAGTTGCTGGACCCGCAGCAACGGATGACACTGGAAACGAGCTGGCAGGCGCTGGAAGACGCGGGAATCGACCCGGACAGTCTGAAAGGCAGCCGTACCGGGGTCTACACCGGGATCAGCAACGACGAGTACCGCATGCTGGTCCTGGAATCCACCCGGCCCTCCGACGCGGCCTCCTGTCTCTACGCGCTGAGCGGCACGAACCTCAACGGCACCTGCGGCAGGGTCGCCTTCGTACTAGGCCTGATGGGTCCCGTAAAGGCGGTGGACGCCGCCTGCGCGTCATCGCTGGTGTCAATCCATGACGCGGTATCGGACCTGCAGCACGGCAAGGCCGACCTTGCCCTTGCGGGCGGCGTGCAGGCGCTCCTGAATCCCCGTATTTACGAATTGCGCGCCGATTCCATGATGCTGTCACCGGATGGACAGTGCAAGACCTTCGACGCGTCGGCGAACGGCTACGTACGGGGCGAAGGCTGCGGCGTGGTGGTCCTGAAACGGCTGAGCGAGGCGGAGGCCGACGGCGACCGGATCTGGGGCGTCATCCGCGGTTCGGCCATAAACCACGGCGGAGCCAGTACGGGCCTGACCGTCCCCCATACGCCCGCACTCATCCGGGTGATCGAAGACGCGCTGGACCAGGCGCAGATATCACCAACGGACGTGGAATACCTGGAGGCGCACGGGACCGGTACGACCGTGGGCGATCCGATTGAGATCGACGCCGTGTCCGAAGTCTACTGCCGGGGACGCGACGCCGATCATCCGCTGCTGACGGGTTCCGTTAAAACCAATCTCGGCCACCTGGAGTCGGCCGCGGGCGTGGCCGGACTGATCAAGGCCGCCATGGTGGTGAAGCACGGGGTGATCCCGAAGCATCTCCACTTCCACGACCCGAACCCCGGTATCGATTGGGATAACCTACCCATAAGGATTACCACGGAAATGACGGACTGGCCGCGTACGAACGGGCGCACGCGCATGGCGGGCGTGAACTCCTTCGGCATTTCCGGAACCAACGCACACATCGTGGTGGAGGAGTACCGCGCGCCGGATGAAGCAGGGGACAGCGGCCGCGAGGTCGCCGGATCGCCGGTCGCCGGATCGCCGGTCGCCGTGGCCGCTTCATTGCCAGAATCGATGGCTGGCGCGCCTGTGCCGTCCGATGACCCGGAACCGCGCAAGACCCGATTGCTACCACTGTCGGGCAAATCGGACGACGCGTTACGCGAACTGGCCGGCCGATACCTTTCCTGGCTTGACCAGCAGACCGAGCGGACCGAAGCATCGCACTCCGGCGACGGCGAGGCCGGCCTGGAAGGATCCCTTTCGGATATGGCGTGGACGTCGGGCGTGGGAAGAAGCCATTTCGATCACCGGGCAGGCATTGCCTTCCACGATATCGGTTCACTGCGGAAACGGCTCACCGAACTGACCGAAGCCGGCCCGATCGAGCACGCCCTGAAACCGGCGAAGGTCGCGTTTGTCTACACCGGGCAGGGCAGCCAGTGGGTCGGCATGGGCCAGGCGCTTTACGAACAGGAGCCCGTAGCCCGTGCAGTACTGGACCGCTGTGAAGCGGTGTTCCAGGAGGTCCGCGGGACCTCGCTGCTGGACGTGATGTTCGGCCGTAACGAAGCGGAAGGACCGCTGAACGACACGGCCTGGGAGCAACCGGCGCTTTTCGCGTTGGAATGTGCGCTGACGGCCCTCTGGTCGAGCGTTGGCGTTCGGCCGGCCGTGGTCATGGGCCACAGCGTCGGCGAACTGGCCGCGGCGCATGCCGCGGGGGTGTTCAGCCTTGAAGACGGGATGCGGTTCGCCGCCACGCGGGGCACCTTGTTGTCCGGTACCGAAGAAGGCGCCATGGCCGCGGTTTTTGCGCCCGCGGAACGGGTCGCATCGGAACTGGAAGGGCTGAACGAAACGGCCGGCGATATCGAAGCGACCGGCGGAATCGGGTGCAATATCTCGGCGGACAACGGGTCGCACCAGGTGGTAAGCGGAACGGTCCCGGGCGTCGAAGCCGTCATGAGGCACTTCGAGTCGGCGGGGATCCGTGCAAGACGGCTGAACACCACCAGGGCCTTCCACAGCGCGCTGGTGGAACCGGCCCTGGACGCGCTGGAAGCGTCATTGGATGGCGTGACCGTCAATGCTCCCTCGATCGCTGTCGTCAGCAATCTCACCGGGCAGGCGGTGGCGCCGGAACACGCATTTGACGGGGCCTACTGGAAACGGCACGCGCGGGAACCCGTGGCTTTCGCACAGAGTGTCGGCACGCTGGCCGCACTCGGCGTGGACCTGGTCGTCGAGATCGGTCCGCACGCGATCCTGGCACCCATGACGGTCTCGTCCTGGCCGGAAACTCCGCAGACCCCAGCGCCCGCGATCGTCCCCAGTCTCAGCAGACCCTCCAGCGATACCCCTGAGACGGAAAAAGGCAGTCTCCTTCAGGCGGTAGCGTCGGTATACGAAGCCGGACAGCCGATACGATTCGAGGGACTCTTCGCCGGGGAATCCAGGCGGAGAATTGCCCTGCCGGGTTATCCTTTCCAGCGCCAGCGACACTGGGTCGAAGCGCCGAAGCAACGTCGGAGCGGCGCCGGCCATCCCCTGCTGGGAGACCGTCACGAGTCCGCTCGCGGCGAGATCACGTTCGAAACGGAGATCTTCCCCGCGGATCCATCCTGGCTGAACGACCACCGCGTTTTCAACCGCGTCCTGGCTCCGGGCGCCCTGTACGGTTCCATGGCCTGTGCCGTATCGATGCTTGAGGGAAGCGGTCCGATGGTTTTGGAAGACATGCAGTTACACAACGCGATGGTCTTCGAAGACGAGGAAGGGGCCGAGAACGGACGACGGATTCAGGTCGTGATCGATACGGCGAAACCGGATTCATCCAGAGGCATGCAGATCTACAGCAAGGGGAATGAAGAAGAATGGACGGTCCATGTCGAAGGGCGCATCGCATCGGGCGCCCCCGATCCGGGAGACGGTACAGGCGGCCAGTCCGGTCAGGCTGACCAGGCTGGCAAGGTTGACGGGCAGGTCGACCTGGAAGCGCTGAAAGACGGACTTTCGCCCGTGGACGTCGCGGGCTACTACCGCCACCGGGCGAGTACGGGGGTCGATCTCGGTCCCAGCTTCCGCACGCTCGGTAACGCATGGTCCCGGCCCGGCGAGGCGGTAGCGGAGGTCTCTATTACGGAACCCCACGACAGGGATGGGCTTGACGTGCATCCCCTCGTCCTCGACGGATGCTTCCAGGTCATGGGCGTTGCGCGGAACGTGGCGGAGACCGAAGGCGGCGCGACCTACCTGCCCTTCGGCTGGGAGCGGATGTGGCTGGCGGGACCGCTGCCGGACCGGGTGGTCTGTCACGTGCTGCTTGGCGAATCCTCGCGCGGCGCCGAGGCGAACCCGGACGAGACGCCGGAAGTACTGAGCGGCGAGATGAGGATTTACGATCCGAACGGCGCCCTGGTCGGCCGCCTGAGTGGATACACGGTGAAACGGGCGACCCGGGCGGCCCTGTTGGCGGCAGTCGAAGGCGTGAATGACCTGCTGTACGAGGTCGTATGGCGCGAGCGCCCCCTGGCCCCCGGAATCGAAGCGGCGGACTTCTTCCCGAGTCCTTCGGAAGTCGCGGGCAACGCACAGTCGTTTACGGGCTACCTGACGGACGCCGGCGTGGATCCGGAGAACCGGAACGCCCTGCTGGCGGACCTGGAACGATGGTCGCGGTCCCGCGCACTCGCGTCGCTGGAGGAACTGGGATGGCAGCGTGAGAAAGGCGCGGTGGTCGATCCCGATGATCTCAGGCAGGCGCTGGGCGTCCTGCCGGAACACACCCGCCTCTTTCGCCGGCTTTTCGAGATGCTCGCCAGATCCGGCGTAATGGAGGAGCGGGACGATGGATTCCGCGTGGTTGTGGGTCCGGAGGATCCGCTCCCTGAACACATGCCCGCCGACCTCGAGGCCTTCGCCGACTGGATGAAGGACAGGTATGACCAGGGCCAGATCGAGATCGGGCTGTTCCTGCGGTCCGGCCTCGCCCTGGCGGAAGTGCTTCGCGGAAAAGAGGACCCCCTGACCCTCCTGTTCAGCAGTGGAGAACCGACGGCGGGCGATCTTTATCTGAAAGCGCCCGTCGCGCGGGCTGCGAACAGGATGCTCACGGAGGCGGTGCAGGCCCTCGTGTCCACACTGCCGGACGGACGGCGCCTCAGGGTGATCGAAGTCGGGGCCGGCACGGGGTCCGCGACCGCGTCCGTCTTGCCCGAGCTTCCGGAGGGCCGATTCATATATACCTACACCGATATTTCCGCGGGCTTCTTCTCCGAGGCGGAAGCCCGGTTCGGCGACCGTGGCGGAGCCATCGACTATCGCCCGCTGGATATCGAAAAGGACCCGATCGAGCAGGGATTCGAGCCGCACGGTTACGACCTGCTGATCGCGTCGAACGTACTGCACGCGACACGGTACCTGACAGAGACCCTCGGTCACTGCAGGGATCTGCTCGCGCCGTCCGGTCATCTGATCGCCCTCGAGAACCTCAGCGGACTGGGTTGGATGGACCTGATCTTCGGACAGCTCGACGGCTGGTGGCGTTTCGCCGACGATTACCGGCCCCACCACGCGCTGGCAGGCCCCGACGTATGGAAGCAGGCTCTTGGCGACGCGGGATTCGCGGAAGCGGAAGTGCTGGGACCCGACGGACCGGACGGAACAGGCGCACCAGACGGACCAGGCAGGCCGGATACATCGGACGCGTCCACGATCCTGGACAAAGGCGTGATTGTGTCCCAGGGCCCGGCGAAGGTGTCCGAGCCTGCCGGCGCGTGGATCCTCACCGAGGACCGGGCGGGACGGGCAGCGGAACTCGCGTCCGCGCTGGCGGCGCGGAACCAGACGGTCTACCTGGTGCGGGACGGCGAAGCAGCGGACGAACTGCCTGCCGCAACCGGTCCGGGTATCGTCAGAACCACCGCGGAATGGGGGCAACGCGAATCATGGCGGTCGCTGATCGAAAGCCTGCCGCAGGACGTACCCTTCAGCGGCATTGCACATCTGGCCGGCCTGGATGGCCCCGGTACGCAGGCCGCCACGCTAGAACTGGCCGCGGAAGTGCAGCGTGCCGGAGCCTGTGCCCTCGCCCTCGTGCAGGGACTGATCGACACCGATTCGACTCCGGCCAGGGGCGTCTGGTTCATCACCCGCGGGTCCCAGGTACTGGAACGGGAGCTCGGCGGTGAACTGGCGGGTGCCGCCCTGTGGGGATTCGGCAAGGGGGTGGCCCGCGAAGCGCCGCATCTGCAACCACGGATGCTGGATCTGGACCCCGCGGAACTGGCGCCGGGTCCCGATCTCGTCAATGAACTCATGTACCCGGACGAGGAGAACCACATCGTCTACCGGCGGGAAGGCCGCATGGTGGCACGGCTGGTTCGCATGGGAGACGGATCCGACCGCCTGGACTTTCCGGAAGACCGGGACTGGGTGCTGGCGCCCGACCCGGCGGGCGTCTTCGACCAACCCTTCGTACAACCGCTCCCGCCGCGCCCGCTCGAACCACGGGAAGTCCGGGTCGCCGTCGAGGCGGCCGGGCTCAATTTCTGGGATGTATTCCGGTCCCTCGGCTTCATCGAAGAGGGTCTCCTGGGACGGGAGATGTGCGGCGTGATTACCGAGGTGGGCGACGAAGTATCGTCCGTCTCGGTGGGAGATCACGTGGTGGGTCTGGGCTTCGGCGCCTTCGCGCCGCTCATGATCACCCATGGGGATCTCGTGGCGCCCGCACCGGAGGGCTTCTCCGTCTCCGGACTCGCCACGGTGCCCAGCGCCTTCGTATCCGCCGCGCTTTCCTTCGAATACTCGGGACTCGAGGCGGGAGAAAAAGTGCTCATTCACGCCGGTGCCGGCGGAGTGGGACTGGCGGCCATCCAGCTGGTTCAGGCCGCGGGGGCCGAGGTCCATGCCACGGCAAGCGCCCCGAAACAGGCCTATCTCCGTTCGCTGGGCGTGGAGCACATTTACGACAGCCGCACGACGGCGTTCGGACCGGAGATCCTCGAAGCCACGGATGGCGAAGGGGTGGACGTGGTCCTGAACAGCCTGACGGGCGAGGGGTTCATCGACGCCAGCCTGTCCTGCCTCAAGCCCGATGGCCGTTTCGTGGAGATGGCCCGGCGCGACATCCTGACCGGGGACGAGATGGCCGCGCTGCGTCCCGACGTGGCATACGACATCCTGGAGTTGGATGTACTTAAGAAGACGGACCCTGCCTGGGTCGGCCGCGTCCTCAGAGGTATCATGGAGCGCCTGGTTTCGGGAGAACTCAAACCCATCATCCACAGCCGCTGGCCCCTGGCCGAAGCGGGCGCCGCCCTGTCTTTCATGCGGTCCGCCCGCCATCTCGGAAAGATCGTCGTTACGCCGCCCCCGCTGGTCACAGGCAGATTGAGGAAGGACCGCACCTACCTGGTGACGGGAGGGCTGGGCGGCATCGGTTGCGCGGTGGCCGGCTGGCTCGCGGACCGCGGCGCCGGCACGATCGTGCTGAACGGCCGCCGCCAGCCGGACGCGGAAGCCGAAGAAGCCATCCAGGAACTCCGGGAGCGGGGTGTGGCGATACAGGTGGAACTGGCGGACGTGACGGACCTGGACGCGGTGGACGCGATGCTCGAGCGCATGGACCGGGAACTGCCTCCCCTGGGCGGGGTGATCCACAGCGTAGGCGTGCTGTCGGACGGCGCGCTGGGGAACCAGCGCTGGGAGAACTTCGAGACCGTGTTGCGGCCCAAGATTCTGGGCGCCTGGCATCTGCACCAGGCAACCCGGGACCGGGACCTGGATCTGTTCGTGCTCTTCTCGAGCCGGGTCGGCGTCATGGGCAACCCGGGCCAGGCGAACCACGCCATGGCCAATGCGTTCCTGGACCAGTTGGCCGGCCACCGACGGGCGCTGGGGCTTCCGGGCCAGGCCATCGCCTGGGGCGCCTGGTCGGAGATCGGCGAAGCAGCGGAGCAGAAAGAACGGATCGAAAGCCAGCGCGCGGCCCTCGGCGGCCGCTGGTTTACCCCGCAGCAGGGCCTGAGGGCGCTGGACCGGCTGGTCCGGCAGGATGGAACCCATTCCGTGGTCATGGCGATGGACTGGTCCGTATTCGAAGAAGCGGCGGAAAGCCGGCCGCCCTTGCTCGAGGACCTGCTCACGGCTGCCCAGGAGGCGGCGGAAGAGGCGCCGGAATCCTCCTCGGACGACGTCCTGACCCGCCTGCGGAACACACCTTCCGCGGAGCGGGAGAACGTGTTGGTTTCCTTTCTGCAAGGGGAAGTGCAGTCGGTGCTTCGGTTGTCGTCCACCCCCGCGCCTACCGTGGGGTTTTTCGACCTCGGCATGGATTCACTGATGGCGGTCGAACTGAGGAACCGGTTGAACCGCGCCCTTGCGGGCAGCTACACGGCGCCCAATACCCTGGTTTTCGACTATCCGGATATCTCGTCTCTCGCCACCCACCTGATGGACGAGATCGGCGACGCGGAATTGGAAAGCGGTGATCCTGGATCCGGCAGTGGCAGTGGAAACGAAGCCGCGGGTTCGGAAGCGCCTGCCGGATCCGGCCGCTTTGCCATCGCGCCCCCGGAAGCGCCCACAGGGCAAGAGAGCGGTGCCTCTGCTGTCCCGGAAGCGCCCACCGGGCCCGCAAGCGGCGCCGTGGCTCGGTCCGAAAACGAAGGCATTGCCATTATCGGCATGGCGTGCCGTTTTCCCGGCGCGCCGGACCTGAATGCCTTCTGGAGCATGCTGGAAGAAGGTACGGATGCCGTCACGGACGTGCGTCCCGACACCGGACTGGCGAGTGTATCGCCGGATCGGCCGGACCAGGGCGACGAAGGTTGGCGTCGCGCAGGGTTCATAGACGACATAGACCAGTTCGATGCGAGGTTCTTCAGGGTATCGCCACTGGAAGCGCGCAGCATGGACCCCCAGCAGCGGCTCCTGCTGGAGACGAGTTGGCACGCGATCGATGACGCGGGAATCAATCCGGACAGGCTCCGAGGTTCGCGTACGGGGGTGTACACGGGTATATCTTCCAGCGAGTATCGTGATTTGATGAAGAACCGGGGAGGCGGCGTCAATTTCCTGGGTACGGCCAGGAGCCTGACAGTAAGCCGGATTTCCTTCTTGTTGGGCCTGGAAGGTCCCTCGGTACCTCTGGAACTGAATTGTGCGTCGGCCCTGTTTGCTGTGCACCACGCTGTGGCCAGCCTCCGTCTCGGAGAAGTGGATATGGCTCTGGCAGGAGCGGTAAATACGGTGCTGTCCCCCGATATCACGTCGGAAATGGCCTACCTGGGCATGCTGTCCAATAAAGGTCGTTGCTACGCCTTCGACGCCAAAGCAGACGGTTTCGTTAGAGGCGAAGGCTGCGCCGTGGTCGTGTTGAAACGATTGAGCGCGGCCCAGGCGGACGGCGACCGCATCTGGGGCGTCATCCGGGGTTCGGCGGTCAACCAGAACGGTGCGACCGCGGGGCCCACGGTGCCCAATGGTCCGGCGCAGGAACGGGTGATCGAGGACGCGCTGGCGCAGGCGGGCGTCGATCCCGCGGAAGTGGACTATCTGGAGGCCCACGGCGCCGGTTCGGCGCTGGGCGACCCGATCGAGGTGCAGGCGGCCGCCGCGGTTTACGGCAGGGGACGCGAGCCGGACCGGCCGCTTCTGGTGGGGTCGGTGAAGACCAATATCGGCCATCTCGAGTCTGCTGCCGGCCTCGCCGGACTGATCAAGGTGGTCATGGCGATTCGCCACAGGCGCATCCCGAAACAACTTCATTTCGAGAAGCCAAACCCGAACGTGGAATGGGACCGCCTTCCCGTGCGGGTGACCTCGGAAGCCGTGGACTGGCCGGCCTGTCCCGAACGGCCGCATCGCGCGGCGGTCAGCGCCTTCGGCATATCCGGGGCGAACGCCCACGTGGTGGTCGAAGGCTATGGGACGCGCGACGATGGCGCGCAATCGGCGGAAACGGTGATCGAAGCGACCGGCGACCGGCAGACCGTCGCGGTGAAACTGCCACCGGGTGTCCCGGAACCGCAACGGGACAATGTGCGTCCCGGGGCGCGGACGAGCCGCCTCCTGCCGCTTTCGGGCAAGAACCCGGCGGCACTCAGGGCACTTGCCGCAAGTTACCTGTCCTGGCTGGATCGGGTTTTCGAGGACGGCTCGAACGCGGAATCGGAAGAGGAGTTCCTGTCGGATATGGCGTGGACCGCGAGCGAGGGTAGAAGCCACTTCAGTTGCCGGAACGGCGTGGTGTTTCGCAGTGTCGCAACGCTCCGCGAAGGACTGGAGGAACTCGCGTCGAATGAGGCCCGTTCAGATTCCGTCGAGTCGAACTCGATCAATGTGGCCGAGGCCGCGCCGAAGGTGGCGTTCGCATATGATGGTTGGGACGACAGATGGCGGGATACCGGCAAGCGCCTGTATGATTCGGAACCCGTGGTACGAGGCGTCCTGGATCACTGTGAAGCGCTGTACCGCGGCGAAACGGAGGCCTCCCTGCTTGATCCCCTGTTCGACGGGGAAGGGGCGGAGCATCCGATCGACGATCCGGCCTGGACGGATCCGGCGGCCTATGCGCTTCAGTGCGCGATCACCGCCCTGTGGTCCAGCCTGGGTGTACGGCCCTCGGCAGTCTGTGGCCGCAACGTCGGGGAGATCGCCGCCGCACAGGCTGCCGGAGCGTTCACGCTCGACGAGGGACTCCGCATCGCACTGGCGCGCGGTGAGATCGCCAGGGCCATGGATATGGGGCGCGATGTATCGGCAGCCGCAGAAGCATCGAAGATCAGGCTGGATGGGATATCCGTATCGACGCCGTCACTCACGATCGTCAGCGGCGCCACGGGAGAAAGGGTGGGGCCGCCGAAGATGGCGGACCTGGACCGCTGGATCCATCGGACAGTCGAAGGCGAGGGATCGCTCGCCGGCCAGGGATCGAGCCAGGGATCGGGCGCTTCGGCGCGAAGCCTGGCCGATCTTGCCGTGGATACGCTGATCGAGATCGGCCCGGAATCGAGGTTTGCTTCGAGTATCACCGGAGCATGGCCGGAGAAGCCGGCGGATGAAGCCGCCGCGGCTCCCACCTTGTTCGGCGGCCTCGCTTATATTGCAGATGAAAACGACGGAGAGGAAGGAGACGGATTCCTGCATGCGGTGAAGACGGCTTACGAAATCGGTTTGCCGGTATCACCGGACGGACTGTTCGCGGGTGAATCCCGTCGAAGACGAGCCCTGCCCGGTTATCCGTTCCAGCGCATGAGCTACTGGATCCATTAA